In Oxyura jamaicensis isolate SHBP4307 breed ruddy duck chromosome 21, BPBGC_Ojam_1.0, whole genome shotgun sequence, a single genomic region encodes these proteins:
- the LOC118177203 gene encoding neuroblastoma suppressor of tumorigenicity 1 isoform X1, which yields MCPPSAGCCWCCRFSSELAMMLRFVVGALFPALLLAAPPPINKLALFPDKSAWCEAKNITQIVGHSGCESKSIQNRACLGQCFSYSVPNTFPQSTESLVHCDSCMPAQSMWEIVTLDCPGNDEIPRVDKLVEKILHCSCQACGKEPSHEGALFNVYLNTEENMPAEGPSPHHYAHHQQEVEEPPASSHHHHEEEGDE from the exons ATGTGCCCGCCGtcggctgggtgctgctggtg CTGTAGGTTTTCGTCAGAGCTGGCCATGATGTTACGGTTCGTGGTTGGTGCCCTCTTCCCAGCGCTGCTTCTGGCCGCACCGCCCCCCATAAACAAGCTCGCCCTCTTCCCCGACAAGAGTGCTTGGTGCGAGGCGAAGAACATCACCCAGATCGTGGGGCACAGCGGCTGTGAGTCCAAGTCCATCCAGAACAG GGCCTGCCTGGGACAGTGTTTCAGCTACAGCGTCCCTAACACCTTCCCTCAGTCCACAGAGTCCCTGGTTCACTGCGACTCCTGCATGCCCGCCCAGTCCATGTGGGAAATT GTGACACTGGACTGCCCAGGCAATGACGAAATCCCCAGGGTTGACAAGCTGGTGGAGAAGATACTTCACTGTAGCTGCCAGGCTTGCGGAAAGGAGCCAAGCCACGAGGGAGCCCTGTTCAACGTCTACCTGAACACAGAGGAGAACATGCCTGCGGAGGGCCCCAGCCCCCACCACTATGCCCACCACCAACAGGAGGTGGAAGAACCTCCTGCttccagccaccaccaccacgagGAGGAGGGCGATGAGTAA
- the LOC118177203 gene encoding neuroblastoma suppressor of tumorigenicity 1 isoform X2 — protein sequence MMLRFVVGALFPALLLAAPPPINKLALFPDKSAWCEAKNITQIVGHSGCESKSIQNRACLGQCFSYSVPNTFPQSTESLVHCDSCMPAQSMWEIVTLDCPGNDEIPRVDKLVEKILHCSCQACGKEPSHEGALFNVYLNTEENMPAEGPSPHHYAHHQQEVEEPPASSHHHHEEEGDE from the exons ATGATGTTACGGTTCGTGGTTGGTGCCCTCTTCCCAGCGCTGCTTCTGGCCGCACCGCCCCCCATAAACAAGCTCGCCCTCTTCCCCGACAAGAGTGCTTGGTGCGAGGCGAAGAACATCACCCAGATCGTGGGGCACAGCGGCTGTGAGTCCAAGTCCATCCAGAACAG GGCCTGCCTGGGACAGTGTTTCAGCTACAGCGTCCCTAACACCTTCCCTCAGTCCACAGAGTCCCTGGTTCACTGCGACTCCTGCATGCCCGCCCAGTCCATGTGGGAAATT GTGACACTGGACTGCCCAGGCAATGACGAAATCCCCAGGGTTGACAAGCTGGTGGAGAAGATACTTCACTGTAGCTGCCAGGCTTGCGGAAAGGAGCCAAGCCACGAGGGAGCCCTGTTCAACGTCTACCTGAACACAGAGGAGAACATGCCTGCGGAGGGCCCCAGCCCCCACCACTATGCCCACCACCAACAGGAGGTGGAAGAACCTCCTGCttccagccaccaccaccacgagGAGGAGGGCGATGAGTAA